The Salvia splendens isolate huo1 chromosome 21, SspV2, whole genome shotgun sequence genome includes a window with the following:
- the LOC121784256 gene encoding uncharacterized protein LOC121784256, whose amino-acid sequence MEGTLRNGSRPRNDGGTKADNGVPPKVGEGGPLPSANIPLAGRQSNQTKSMADMVRETPNPEGPQAFVPENIQSMGYATTSNKIPAIYFSGAEIQKLATSLGHAIVGKFSHSIPASHQIQKALDNIKFCRGFSWRYINAKHIFVQFEDITDYARFLSGPKGTPIWYIDRHPMRVFKWSPDFDAYCESPIAAIWCNLIGLPIHLFDQSALFAIGKLLGTPIQVDRATANKTRLSFARICVEIDISKPPPEEIILDICGRETVQQVRWDKIPSYCRDCKHVGHKSDVCYAAGKTDRPPKRNYSVIPSKQSHRGAGENQGEQAPQKQPQYGERRSTSTNVEPR is encoded by the coding sequence ATGGAAGGTACTCTGCGAAATGGTTCTAGGCCGAGGAATGATGGTGGCACGAAGGCCGACAATGGAGTTCCACCTAAGGTTGGAGAAGGGGGGCCCTTACCCTCGGCGAACATCCCACTTGCCGGTAGACAATCTAATCAAACAAAATCCATGGCGGATATGGTCCGTGAGACACCGAACCCGGAGGGACCGCAAGCATTCGTCCCGGAAAACATCCAAAGTATGGGATATGCGACAACATCTAATAAAATTCCGGCTATCTACTTCTCGGGAGCGGAAATTCAAAAATTGGCGACGAGCCTCGGACACGCCATCGTCGGTAAGTTTTCGCACTCTATTCCGGCTTCACACCAAATACAAAAAGCTCTAGATAACATCAAATTTTGCCGTGGTTTCTCGTGGAGatatattaatgctaagcatatttttgttcaatttgaggatattACGGACTACGCTCGATTCCTTAGTGGACCAAAAGGAACCCCAATCTGGTACATTGATCGTCATCCCATGAGGGTTTTCAAGTGGTCCCCGGATTTCGAtgcatattgtgagtccccgattgcggcaatttggtgtaaCTTGATCGGCCTTCCCATCCACCTATTTGATCAATCAGCGCTCTTCGCTATCGGCAAGCTCTTGGGTACGCCAATTCAAGTCGACCGGGCCACGGCCAACAAAACAAGACTTTCTTTCGCCCGAATTTGTGTGGAAATTGACATATCAAAGCCTCCCCCGGAAGAAATCATCTTGGATATATGTGGACGCGAGACGGTGCAACAAGTTaggtgggataagatcccatcGTATTGCCGGGATTGCAAGCATGTTGGACACAAGAGCGACGTGTGCTACGCGGCGGGCAAGACGGACCGTCCTCCCAAGAGAAACTATAGTGTCATCCCATCAAAACAATCTCACCGAGGGGCTGGAGAAAACCAAGGAGAGCAAGCACCTCAAAAGCAGCCACAATATGGAGAGCGAAGATCCACTTCCACCAATGTCGAGCCGAGGTAA
- the LOC121784257 gene encoding uncharacterized protein LOC121784257 has protein sequence MEPLTAPDPEKFSKTLGLVFQGSNLNGKIWVFAEEGTRFCAECDTDQVLHGRVESPRLVGHIGISAVYAKCTRGERIHLWDKMREIALATEGSPWIIGGDFNTILSTGDRVGSDTNRQAEMVDFAEAIEDCRVLDPGFDGSEFLWAKNGLFERLDRVLVNEPWAQCFEATRVTNLPRVSSDHGPVLVRCRTPRTHTEGRPFRFQNMWVRHDGFADLVRGDWSQPTGAGGLLNLQIKLGRVKKTLKEWNKAVFGNIHDNLREMEEKIAMAQAEFEERPSPDNRAEVNRSIAMYIRLLKMEEDFWRQKAALRWLAEGDKNTNFYQSWVKQKRLRMRIHKINVGGRELTEELEIRNSAVDFFQNLLALGPLSLLEPDLGLIQRLLP, from the coding sequence ATGGAACCACTAACGGCTCCCGACCCGGAGAAGTTCTCCAAGACCTTGGGGCTCGTCTTCCAAGGATCAAATCTGAATGGAAAGATATGGGTGTTTGCTGAAGAAGGCACAAGATTCTGTGCTGAATGCGACACGGATCAAGTTCTTCATGGCCGGGTCGAGTCCCCTCGCCTTGTGGGACACATTGGCATTTCAGCGGTTTATGCTAAATGCACAAGGGGCGAAAGGATCCATTTGTGGGACAAAATGAGGGAAATTGCTTTGGCTACTGAAGGCTCGCCTTGGATCATTGGGGgagacttcaacaccattctttCGACGGGCGATAGAGTTGGTAGTGACACTAACCGACAagctgaaatggtggactttgcggaGGCTATTGAAGATTGCAGAGTTCTTGATCCGGGGTTCGATGGCTCGGAATTTctatgggccaagaatggccttttcgAGAGGCTCGATAGAGTGTTAGTGAATGAACCTTGGGCACAATGCTTTGAAGCGACTAGAGTAACAAACTTACCTCGGGTTTCATCGGACCATGGCCCCGTGTTGGTCCGGTGCAGAACCCCACGTACCCACACTGAGGGCAGGCCGTTCCGttttcaaaatatgtgggtTAGGCACGATGGTTTTGCTGATTTGGTTCGGGGTGACTGGAGCCAACCGACCGGGGCTGGAGGACTTCTCAATCTTCAGATTAAGCTTGGCCGAGTTAAGAAaacccttaaggagtggaataAGGCTGTCTTCGGGAACATTCATGACAACCTTAGGGAAATGGAGGAAAAAATCGCGATGGCCCAAGCAGAATTTGAGGAGAGGCCTTCCCCGGATAACAGGGCAGAAGTTAACCGTAGCATTGCCATGTATATCCGTCTTCTcaagatggaggaggacttctggagACAAAAGGCGGCCCTTAGATGGCTTGCGGAGGGCGACAAGAACACCAATTTTTATCAAAGCTGGGTCAAACAAAAGAGATTAAGGAtgcgcatccacaagatcaatgtgggGGGGAGAGAACTCACGGAGGAATTGGAGATCAGGAACTCTGCCGTGGATTTCTTCCAAAACCTCCTTGCCCTGGGACCCCTCTCTCTCCTGGAGCCGGATTTGGGCTTGATTCAGCGCCTCTTACCTTAG